In Deltaproteobacteria bacterium, one DNA window encodes the following:
- a CDS encoding ABC transporter ATP-binding protein, which translates to MLAVESLDVRYGAIHALRGVSFSVAAGEIVTLIGSNGAGKSTLLRAVSGLVRPSAGRVLLEGVDVTGHRPEAIVSLGCSHVPEGRRIFANLSVLENLRMGAWPRRGGEAEGLERVFALFPRLRERLTQAGGTLSGGEQQMLAIGRALMAEPKVLLLDEPSLGLAPLLVKQIFSIVREINAQGTTVVLVEQNAHQALRVAHRAYVLETGALALEGSARELASDPRVRAAYLGDGDGSPGPA; encoded by the coding sequence CTGCTCGCGGTCGAGTCGCTCGACGTGCGCTACGGCGCGATCCACGCGCTGCGCGGCGTCTCGTTCTCGGTCGCGGCCGGCGAGATCGTCACGCTGATCGGCTCGAACGGCGCCGGAAAGTCCACGCTGCTTCGCGCGGTCTCCGGGCTGGTCCGGCCCAGCGCCGGCCGCGTCCTGCTCGAAGGCGTCGACGTGACCGGCCACCGGCCGGAAGCGATCGTTTCGCTCGGCTGCTCGCACGTGCCCGAGGGCCGGCGCATCTTCGCGAACCTGTCGGTGCTCGAAAACCTGCGCATGGGCGCGTGGCCGCGCCGCGGTGGCGAGGCCGAGGGTCTGGAGCGGGTCTTCGCGCTGTTTCCGCGCCTGCGCGAGCGGCTGACACAGGCCGGTGGCACGCTCTCGGGAGGCGAGCAGCAGATGCTCGCGATCGGACGCGCGCTGATGGCGGAGCCGAAGGTGCTGCTGCTCGACGAGCCTTCGCTCGGGCTCGCGCCGCTGCTCGTGAAGCAGATCTTCTCGATCGTGCGCGAGATCAACGCGCAGGGCACGACGGTGGTGCTCGTGGAGCAGAACGCGCACCAGGCGCTCCGCGTGGCGCACCGCGCCTACGTGCTCGAGACCGGAGCGCTCGCACTCGAGGGCAGCGCCCGCGAGCTCGCAAGCGACCCGCGCGTGCGCGCGGCCTACCTGGGGGACGGGGACGGCAGCCCCGGCCCGGCATGA
- a CDS encoding acyl-CoA dehydrogenase: MDLSYSAEYEAFRAEVAGFLAGSWPLKGAEAELPSEQKAALFRGRAIEAGYLARSIPKRYGGSQQAPDVLKAQIIREEFFRARAPGDLAGIGPSMLVPTLLEKGAEWQKEKFIGPTMRGEIVWCQGYSEPGSGSDLASLQTRAEIVGNEWVINGQKIWTSGAHVADYMFCLCRTERDAPKHAGISYLLLAMKQPGIEVRPLRQMTGASDFNEVFFSDARTPLDWIVGKRGEGWIVSRTTLKHERNMIGDAATTVTMFQGLVSLAKRSLRDGRPALDDPGIRQRIVQLEGYVRSHQYSGYRQLTKAAKAQDPGRVGLMNKLMSTNLGQEMAKIALDLIGDDGLLEPTERRLGAPRENGQWVGQFLWSLGSAVAGGTANIQRNVIGERGLGLPRDAAAQRS; this comes from the coding sequence ATGGATCTCTCCTACAGCGCGGAGTACGAGGCGTTCCGCGCCGAGGTCGCGGGTTTCCTGGCGGGGAGCTGGCCGCTGAAGGGCGCGGAGGCGGAGCTCCCCTCCGAGCAGAAGGCGGCGCTGTTTCGCGGCCGCGCGATCGAGGCCGGCTACCTCGCGCGTTCGATTCCCAAGCGGTACGGCGGCTCGCAGCAGGCGCCGGACGTCCTGAAGGCGCAGATCATCCGCGAGGAGTTCTTCCGCGCGCGCGCGCCGGGCGATCTGGCGGGAATCGGGCCGAGCATGCTCGTGCCGACGCTGCTGGAGAAGGGCGCCGAGTGGCAGAAGGAGAAGTTCATCGGCCCGACGATGCGCGGCGAGATCGTCTGGTGCCAGGGCTACAGCGAGCCGGGCTCGGGCAGTGATCTCGCGTCGCTGCAGACCCGCGCCGAGATCGTCGGAAACGAGTGGGTGATCAACGGCCAGAAGATCTGGACCAGCGGCGCGCACGTGGCCGACTACATGTTCTGTCTCTGTCGCACCGAGCGCGACGCGCCCAAGCACGCGGGCATCTCCTACTTGCTGCTCGCGATGAAGCAGCCCGGCATCGAAGTGCGGCCGCTGCGCCAGATGACCGGGGCCTCCGACTTCAACGAGGTCTTCTTCAGCGACGCGCGCACGCCGCTGGACTGGATCGTCGGAAAGCGCGGCGAGGGCTGGATCGTCTCGCGCACCACGCTGAAGCACGAGCGCAACATGATCGGCGACGCGGCCACGACCGTGACCATGTTCCAGGGGCTCGTCTCGCTCGCGAAGCGGTCGCTGCGCGACGGCCGGCCCGCGCTCGACGACCCCGGGATCCGCCAGCGCATCGTCCAGCTCGAGGGCTACGTGCGCTCGCACCAGTACTCCGGCTACCGGCAGCTCACCAAGGCGGCGAAGGCGCAGGATCCCGGCCGCGTCGGACTGATGAACAAGCTGATGTCGACGAACCTCGGCCAGGAGATGGCGAAGATCGCGCTCGACCTGATCGGCGACGACGGCCTGCTCGAGCCGACCGAGCGCAGGCTCGGCGCGCCGCGCGAGAACGGCCAGTGGGTCGGCCAGTTCCTCTGGTCGCTCGGCTCCGCCGTCGCGGGCGGGACCGCCAACATCCAGCGCAACGTGATCGGCGAGCGCGGCCTCGGCCTGCCGCGCGACGCGGCGGCGCAGAGGAGCTAG
- a CDS encoding HAD-IA family hydrolase encodes MIRAVLWDLDGVLIDSYEVWFHLLNQTSGEFGGIPISREVMRAGWGQGIAADVERFFPHKTVAETEAHYHAHFMEHARHLRVDPDAFAVTEELRRRGFGQALITNTPSPLAIEILRAAGLALDAVVGGTDVPRAKPAPDMVHEACRRLGVSSREAIVVGDSRYDREAALGAGVRFVGLRIDCDTRIERVRELLELPELRPVRAPTP; translated from the coding sequence ATGATCCGCGCCGTCCTCTGGGATCTCGATGGCGTCCTGATCGACAGCTACGAGGTCTGGTTTCACCTGTTGAACCAGACCTCGGGGGAGTTCGGCGGGATCCCGATCTCGCGCGAGGTCATGCGCGCCGGCTGGGGGCAGGGAATCGCGGCCGACGTCGAGCGGTTCTTCCCGCACAAGACCGTCGCCGAGACCGAGGCGCACTACCACGCGCACTTCATGGAGCACGCTCGGCACCTGCGCGTGGACCCGGACGCCTTCGCCGTCACGGAGGAGCTGCGGCGGCGCGGATTCGGACAGGCGCTGATCACGAACACGCCCTCGCCGCTCGCGATCGAGATCCTGCGCGCGGCCGGGCTCGCGCTCGACGCCGTCGTAGGCGGAACCGACGTTCCGCGCGCCAAGCCCGCGCCCGACATGGTTCACGAGGCGTGCCGCAGGCTGGGCGTTTCGAGCCGCGAGGCCATCGTCGTCGGTGATTCGCGCTACGACCGCGAGGCGGCGCTCGGCGCGGGCGTGCGCTTCGTCGGGCTGCGCATCGACTGCGACACGCGCATCGAGCGCGTTCGCGAGCTGCTCGAGCTGCCGGAGCTCCGCCCCGTTCGCGCCCCGACACCGTGA
- a CDS encoding branched-chain amino acid ABC transporter permease, which translates to MRVRSLAGAVAALGALVLIDQIAPRLLNPYFVTILSRIGIAVIAAVSLQLVNGFTGQFSIGHAGFMAIGAYASAALSVFAGAEGLELAATFVPISVARVAYFPLALVFGGLAAAVVGIFVAVPALRLRGDYLAIATLGAGEIIRIAILNIDAVGGARGFSLASSAHPAVDLRFEGLGGVFAVAALTVLAIARLVYSGGGLAFRAVREDETAAESIGIATTRVKVEAFLVASFFAGVAGALFAHSEGYIHTNSFGFVRSFELVVFVVLGGLGSISGAILAAATLTAAPELLRGLGDWRMVLYSLLLIAMMLSRPQGLLGQRELWPISLLTRGSR; encoded by the coding sequence GTGCGCGTTCGCTCGCTGGCCGGCGCAGTCGCGGCGCTCGGAGCTCTGGTCCTGATCGACCAGATCGCGCCGCGGCTGCTGAACCCGTACTTCGTCACGATCCTCTCGCGGATCGGAATCGCGGTGATCGCCGCGGTCTCGCTGCAGCTCGTGAACGGATTCACCGGCCAGTTCTCGATCGGGCACGCCGGCTTCATGGCGATCGGCGCGTACGCCTCGGCCGCGCTCTCGGTCTTCGCGGGCGCGGAGGGGCTGGAGCTCGCGGCAACTTTCGTTCCGATCTCCGTCGCGCGGGTCGCGTACTTTCCGCTGGCGCTCGTCTTCGGCGGGCTCGCGGCGGCCGTCGTCGGAATCTTCGTCGCGGTGCCCGCGCTCCGGCTTCGCGGCGACTACCTCGCGATCGCGACGCTCGGCGCGGGCGAGATCATCCGCATCGCGATCCTGAACATCGACGCCGTCGGGGGAGCGCGCGGCTTCTCGCTCGCGTCGTCCGCGCATCCGGCCGTCGACCTGCGCTTCGAGGGGCTGGGCGGCGTGTTCGCGGTCGCGGCGCTCACGGTGCTCGCGATCGCGCGGCTGGTCTACTCGGGTGGGGGGCTCGCGTTCCGGGCGGTGCGCGAGGACGAGACGGCGGCCGAGTCGATCGGGATCGCCACCACGCGCGTGAAGGTCGAGGCGTTCCTGGTCGCGAGCTTCTTCGCCGGCGTGGCCGGCGCGCTCTTCGCGCACAGCGAGGGCTACATCCACACCAACAGCTTCGGCTTCGTGCGCTCGTTCGAGCTGGTGGTCTTCGTGGTGCTCGGCGGCCTCGGCTCGATCTCGGGCGCGATCCTGGCTGCGGCGACGCTCACGGCCGCGCCGGAGCTTCTGCGCGGACTGGGCGACTGGCGCATGGTCCTGTACTCGCTGCTTCTGATCGCGATGATGCTCTCGCGCCCGCAGGGCCTGCTCGGGCAGCGCGAGCTCTGGCCGATCTCGCTCCTCACGCGAGGTTCGAGGTGA
- a CDS encoding ABC transporter ATP-binding protein translates to MSLLEIRGLSVRFGGLTAVSRLDLHVDEGSLVALIGPNGAGKTTAFNVITGLYAPSDGSVRFEGREIGGAAPHRISALGIARTFQNIRLFRSLSALDNVRAALQGSRRRGVSDVLRLGSWSASERAAEAEARGLLDELALGAFADARADSLPYGEQRRLEIARALATRPKLLLLDEPAAGMNPAEKQALRELVRRLGAKRGLTIVLIDHDVSFVMNLSDRVAVLDHGEKIADGAPEAVRRDPLVIEAYLGRDGEDEA, encoded by the coding sequence GTGAGTCTGCTCGAGATCCGCGGACTCAGCGTTCGCTTCGGCGGACTCACCGCTGTCTCGCGGCTGGACCTGCACGTCGACGAGGGGTCGCTCGTCGCGCTGATCGGACCCAACGGCGCCGGAAAAACCACGGCGTTCAACGTGATCACGGGTCTGTACGCCCCGAGCGACGGGAGCGTGCGCTTCGAAGGCCGCGAGATCGGCGGGGCCGCGCCGCACCGGATCTCGGCGCTCGGCATCGCGCGCACGTTCCAGAACATCCGCTTGTTCCGCAGCTTGTCGGCGCTCGACAACGTGCGCGCTGCGTTGCAGGGCTCCCGCCGCCGCGGGGTGAGCGACGTGCTGCGCCTCGGGAGCTGGAGCGCGAGCGAGCGGGCGGCCGAGGCCGAGGCGCGCGGACTTCTCGACGAGCTCGCGCTCGGGGCGTTCGCGGACGCGCGCGCCGACTCGCTGCCGTACGGCGAGCAGCGGCGGCTCGAGATCGCTCGCGCGCTCGCGACGCGCCCGAAGCTGCTGCTGCTCGACGAGCCGGCCGCGGGAATGAACCCGGCCGAGAAGCAGGCGCTGCGCGAGCTGGTCCGGCGTCTGGGCGCGAAGCGGGGGCTCACGATCGTGCTGATCGACCACGACGTCTCGTTCGTGATGAATCTCTCCGACCGCGTGGCGGTGCTCGATCACGGCGAGAAGATCGCCGACGGCGCGCCCGAGGCGGTGCGCCGCGACCCGCTGGTGATCGAAGCCTACCTCGGCCGCGACGGGGAGGACGAGGCGTGA